Part of the Camelus bactrianus isolate YW-2024 breed Bactrian camel chromosome 6, ASM4877302v1, whole genome shotgun sequence genome, AGCATTTTATGTACTTTAACATTTAATTCTAATGACAACCTTGTGAAGTAGGTACTGCCACCTCATTTTACCTGTGAGGAAGCTGAGGAAACTAAGGTAAACCTCACACAGGTAAGGCAACAGTGCTATctccaaagcctgtgttcttaTAACTTCTACTTACATTATTTATGGTAGAGCCTGATTTGATAGACTTGTGAAATGACAGGGCCAGAGACTAGAATTGTCTAGCCCAGTGCTTTGACCCTTCTTTAAAATCTCATCACAGCTAAAAGGTACCAGACACCTGTGCCAGCAACACCGGCTCACCATGATTATGAGGGGGTGCAAGGCAATTTCAGCATTTGAAGAATGAATGGTTTGAATCCCCTCTCCCATCCAAGTTTTGAAAAGCGCAGGTCTGGACTCACCCTCGTATTTTacggataaggaaactgaagcctaaagaaattaagtgacttgcctgacaGCATGCAGTAAGCCTGGAGTCTAAATCTCTAGACTTGCAGCTTGCtgtcttgttcaaggtcacagtaAGTGATGATTTATGGAAGTTTCTTcccttcattttagaaaaatttacttttaaaatataactttattgtagagaaaatacaaataagaacaaaaaatccATAATCCTACCACCCAGATACCAGCATTAACATTTGTGCATATATCCTAGTACTTTTTCAAAGTCCTGCTGTCtgcctgtgtgtctctgttttttataaaatgagaatgcaCTATGCACACTGCTTTTTCTGCTTAAGGATGTACGATGAACATTCTTCCATATCAgtaaggaagaagggaggaagctGTGTGTAAGGTTGACTGATTACAGGTTACTGGCTCCTGGGCTGACCAGTTGCCTGTGTCATTGGCAGGACAATGACTTCTTACGGAACACAGTGCACAGGCATGAGCCACCAGTTACAGCAGAACCTGTCCGCCTGCTAGCAGAGAACGAAGACCTGGTGGTTGTAGACAAGCCTTCTTCCATTCCTGTCCACCCCTGCGGCCGCTTCCGGCACAACACGGTCATCTTCATCCTGGGCAAGGAGCACCAACTCAAGGAACTACACCCATTGCATCGGCTTGACCGTCTCACCTCTGGGGTCCTCATGTTTGCCAAGACAGCAGCTGTCTCAGAGAGAATTCATGAGCAGGTTCGAGACCGGCAGGTAGGCCAAACTTTTGCCTCCTGCCACCACTTCCTGGGTTCACGAATGCTCTGTGTCTAAAGGGTGTCACTGAATTCTAGATCTGAAGCTAGCCTTTGTGTTTATCTGGTCAAGCCTCCTATTTTCAGGAAGGTCAACACCTACATTGCCAGGGACAGCTTATTATCTTTTATGCTTCAAAAGATCTTTAGAGATGCCTCTCTTGGTAGTTTGCTGTTTTGAAGTTTTAAAGTGCTGACAGGCTGAGCAAGGTTTTTAAGATTGTGAGGACAGCCTACTTGCTGGAAAGATTCTGGATGGAGTTGGAAGAGGCATGGGTAGAAGAGTTAAATGGTAGTGCTTATGGTCTTGAGACTTGTAATTCTGGATCtgattgtaatatatttattgtttactgTATACGAGGCTCAGTTAGAGCACAGCTTACTTACAACCGCTGCGCTGAGGTAAATGCGTTTCTAATCTCCCATTTTCTAGACAAGTTAATAGGATTTAAAGCTAAGTAATATACCTAGGATTGTGCAACTGTCAAATAATGAAGCTGGTGTTTGAATCCTCTTCTTTCTGACCCTAGTGTATTCGTCATCACTGCAGAGGGCTTGGGCTTCATGGGTTTAGGCTTTGTGCTgactttttccctcttccctcctgtgtAGCTGGAGAAGGAGTATGTGTGCCGGGTGGAGGGGGAGTTCCCTGCCGAGGAAGTAACCTGCAAGGAACCCATCTTGGTGGTGTCTTACAAGGTAGGGGTGTGCCGTGTAGATTCTCGGGGCAAGCCTTGTGAGACAGTGTTCCAGAGACTGAGCTACAATGGCCACTCCAGTGTGGTACAGTGCCGGCCGCTCACAGGCCGCACCCATCAGATCCGAGTCCATCTCCAGTTCCTGGGCCACCCCATCCTCAATGACCCCATCTATAACTCAGTTGCCTGGGGCCCCTCCCGAGGCCGAGGAGGCCACATTCCCAAAACAGATGAGGAACTACTGCGGGACCTTGTGGCAGAGCACCAGGCCAAACAGAGCCTGGATGTGCTAGATCTCTGTGAGGGCGACCTGCCCACTGCACTCACAAACTCTACAGCTCCCTCCGAGGACTGCCTAGAAGAGTTGGCTGCATCTGCCCAGAAGATGGATGCAACAGTTGAGGCAGCCCCTCAGGATCTGGACACAGTTCCTTTGGCACCAGGGAAGGTAGCTGAAACCAACATTGCCAATCAAGAGACAGACCCACTCTGTGCAGAGTGCCGGCTCGTGCGACAAGACCCTTTGCCCCAGGACCTTGTGATGTTCCTGCATGCCCTGCGCTATAAAGGGCCTGGCTTTGAGTACTTTTCACCAATGCCTGCCTGGGCACAGGATGACTGGCAAGAAGACTGAGGGCTGTGGCCAGTGGAGGGATTacttcttggattggaagaggaATGGGCCATGGAGTAGGAGCTGACCACATGGGCTGGTACTCAGGGTTTCTCAGGAACTGAGGTTGGCCTCGTAAAGGACCTGCTCATGCTTGCtacctcctctctttctctccctccagctGGAGTTGGGgattttttggtttgtaaataaatctctttttctaACACTTTGTGTGTCTGGGTTCTTACtacttgtttctttttggttttttaattgatgtaaaattcacataacacaaTAACTATTTTAAGGTATACAATTAGAGGCATTTCACATattcagtgttgtgcaaccatcgccTCTCaactagttccaaaacattttcatcacccaaaaggAAACCTATATTCACTAAACAGGTACTccccattttctcttcctcccagcccctgatACCATTAGTCAGCCTTCTGTctgtatggatttgc contains:
- the RPUSD2 gene encoding pseudouridylate synthase RPUSD2 isoform X1; amino-acid sequence: MWLGGRLWLPVLGQVCSNLRRLTFARTFGGRRRPMEGTLSTEAEAASGLRAPAQQNGDAGGDARGELPTGRPEPAGPGVEPALGDAKQTSGSGEQAPTAAPGPSKRKKRRGTPGERVVPPPKKRRAGVSFGDEHFAETSYYFEGGLRKVRPYYFDFRTYCKGRWVGHSLLHVFSTEFRAQPLAYYEAAVRAGRLHLNEEPVQDLSIVLKDNDFLRNTVHRHEPPVTAEPVRLLAENEDLVVVDKPSSIPVHPCGRFRHNTVIFILGKEHQLKELHPLHRLDRLTSGVLMFAKTAAVSERIHEQVRDRQLEKEYVCRVEGEFPAEEVTCKEPILVVSYKVGVCRVDSRGKPCETVFQRLSYNGHSSVVQCRPLTGRTHQIRVHLQFLGHPILNDPIYNSVAWGPSRGRGGHIPKTDEELLRDLVAEHQAKQSLDVLDLCEGDLPTALTNSTAPSEDCLEELAASAQKMDATVEAAPQDLDTVPLAPGKVAETNIANQETDPLCAECRLVRQDPLPQDLVMFLHALRYKGPGFEYFSPMPAWAQDDWQED
- the RPUSD2 gene encoding pseudouridylate synthase RPUSD2 isoform X2, giving the protein MWLGGRLWLPVLGQVCSNLRRLTFARTFGGRRRPMEGTLSTEAEAASGLRAPAQQNGDAGGDARGELPTGRPEPAGPGVEPALGDAKQTSGSGEQAPTAAPGPSKRKKRRGTPGERVVPPPKKRRAGVSFGDEHFAETSYYFEGGLRKVRPYYFDFRTYCKGRWVGHSLLHVFSTEFRAQPLAYYEAAVRAGRLHLNEEPVQDLSIVLKDNDFLRNTVHRHEPPVTAEPVRLLAENEDLVVVDKPSSIPVHPCGRFRHNTVIFILGKEHQLKELHPLHRLDRLTSGVLMFAKTAAVSERIHEQLEKEYVCRVEGEFPAEEVTCKEPILVVSYKVGVCRVDSRGKPCETVFQRLSYNGHSSVVQCRPLTGRTHQIRVHLQFLGHPILNDPIYNSVAWGPSRGRGGHIPKTDEELLRDLVAEHQAKQSLDVLDLCEGDLPTALTNSTAPSEDCLEELAASAQKMDATVEAAPQDLDTVPLAPGKVAETNIANQETDPLCAECRLVRQDPLPQDLVMFLHALRYKGPGFEYFSPMPAWAQDDWQED